A genomic window from Vigna radiata var. radiata cultivar VC1973A chromosome 2, Vradiata_ver6, whole genome shotgun sequence includes:
- the LOC106756514 gene encoding protein SUPPRESSOR OF K(+) TRANSPORT GROWTH DEFECT 1 isoform X2, producing MYSNFKEQAIEYVKQAVDEDNKGNYARAFQLYMNALEYFKTHLKYEKNPKIKEAITQKFTEYLRRAEEIRAVLDDGPSGPPSSGDAAVATRPKTKPKDGAGGDGEDPEQTKLRAGLNSAIVREKPDVKWNDVAGLESAKQALQEAVILPVKFPQFFTGKRRPWRAFLLYGPPGTGKSYLAKAVATEADSTFFSIF from the exons atgtaTAGCAATTTCAAAGAGCAAGCAATAGAGTACGTGAAGCAAGCGGTGGATGAAGACAACAAAGGTAATTACGCGAGAGCGTTCCAACTTTACATGAACGCGTTGGAGTACTTTAAAACGCACCTCAAGTATGAGAAGAACCCTAAGATCAAGGAGGCCATCACGCAGAAATTCACCGAGTACCTGCGTCGGGCCGAGGAGATCCGGGCTGTCCTCGACGATGGGCCCAGCGGCCCACCTTCTTCCGGGGATGCTGCCGTCGCTACCAGGCCCAAGACCAAGCCCAAGGACGGCGCGGGCGGCGATGGGGAGGATCCTGAACAGACCAAGCTCCGTGCCGGGCTCAACTCTGCCATCGTTAGAGAAAAGCCCGACGTGAAGTGGAACGACGTGGCGGGGCTGGAGAGCGCCAAACAGGCTCTGCAGGAAGCGGTTATCTTGCCCGTGAAGTTTCCGCAGTTTTTCACTG GTAAACGACGACCTTGGAGAGCCTTTTTGTTGTACGGACCACCGGGGACGGGTAAATCGTATTTGGCCAAGGCCGTTGCAACAGAAGCTGATTCTACGTTCTTCAG